The genomic segment CGCCGAGTTCGGCAGCGAGGGTGCGTTCGGGTGGCAGGTGGTCGCCGGGCTTGAGGGCACCGGAGAGCAGGTCGCCTTCGATGCGCTGCAGAACGACCTCCCAGGCGCGGGCCGGCTCGACCGGAGCGATCAGCGGCACGTGCTCGGTGGTCACGGGGCCTCCTCCTGCGTCGTCGAATCGGGTTGACCGTGTGGTCAGACCACATGGTCAGACCACACACTAGCAGAGGTCTCTTCCCCGTAGCCCGGTGGATACGGCATGGTTGTCACATGAGCGACTACACCGACCCCACGACGGCCAGCCAGCGCCTGAGCAACGCCGACCGCGACACGGCGGTGGCGGCCCTGGCCCGCGCGCTCGCCGACGGCCGCATCACCGCCGACGAGTTCACCGAGCGGTCGGCCTCAGCCAAGACCGCAGTGACGCGCGGCGACCTCTCCCCGCTCTTCGCCGACCTGCCCGATCCGGTCGAGCAGAGCATCCCCGCCTCCGCCACCGCGCCAGCTCCCGACCCCGACCTGCTGCCGCCCACCGCGTTCCGCGAGCAGCTCTACGACCCGAACGGCGTGCGCAGCGGCAGCGGCCGGCGGCAGCCCCTCGGCGGCTCGATGGGCCGGGTCATCGTGTCGCTCTCGCCGTTCCTGGCGCTCGCCCTGTTCTTCTTGTTCGGCTACCTGACCCCCGACGGCTTCCGCTGGTCGTGGATCTTCTTCGTGCTCATCCCGATCGCCGGCATCGTCGTCTACGGCGCAGGTTCCCGCCGCGACGACAATCGCTAGAGCTAGAGAGCGAAAGCCGCTGGGCGCTCCCACTCGACCCAGGGTGACGGCGCGGCCGCGAGCGACCGCACCGGAACATGTCCCGGAGC from the Herbiconiux aconitum genome contains:
- a CDS encoding DUF1707 SHOCT-like domain-containing protein, yielding MSDYTDPTTASQRLSNADRDTAVAALARALADGRITADEFTERSASAKTAVTRGDLSPLFADLPDPVEQSIPASATAPAPDPDLLPPTAFREQLYDPNGVRSGSGRRQPLGGSMGRVIVSLSPFLALALFFLFGYLTPDGFRWSWIFFVLIPIAGIVVYGAGSRRDDNR